The following are encoded together in the Odocoileus virginianus isolate 20LAN1187 ecotype Illinois chromosome 28, Ovbor_1.2, whole genome shotgun sequence genome:
- the UBTFL1 gene encoding LOW QUALITY PROTEIN: upstream-binding factor 1-like protein 1 (The sequence of the model RefSeq protein was modified relative to this genomic sequence to represent the inferred CDS: inserted 3 bases in 2 codons; deleted 1 base in 1 codon; substituted 1 base at 1 genomic stop codon) — translation MMLVKSQDDWSKEDIVQLLESMEESIPPNDRHTFKTTQSVIDWEKVAFKEFFWEKCKLKWLESSYNLRKLXTLKDLVLEAKENVNNPSKSRRHKKHPDLFKKPLTAYCHFFKEMRPQNLQQHPKMSNQELTKFXSEEYRKLPEELKLKYSQDFQEEKQEFQEKMALFREQHPDLVQNSKKPDVPKGSQSKVPKKFQENVQKVKSPPENHLPMKWKFQGEPKKPPMNGYHKFHQDLWSSRELKVVPPRERMVEISRRWQRVPQDQKELYKKQAEELQTQYKVDLDLWLRTLSPEEYXAYREATCAKRKNMSVTGDPNPKIRRMDLQSPSSGNLQGRLREDPGLQAAELASSDTIGEHSPASGRSEGK, via the exons ATGATGCTGGTTAAAAGTCAAGATGACTGGTCCAAAGAAGACATTGTGCAGTTACTGGAAAGTATGGAGGAAAGCATTCCACCCAATGACAGGCACACGTTCAAAACAACCCAGTCAGTGATAGATTGGGAAAAAGTagcttttaaagaatttttttgggAAAAATGTAAACTCAAATGGTTAGAGAGTTCCTATAACTTGAGAAAGCTTTGAACTTTGAAGGACCTAGTCCTGGAAGCTAAGGAAAATGTTAACAATCCTTCCaaaagcagaagacacaagaaacATCCTGATTTATTCAAGAAGCCTCTGACAGCTTAC TGCcacttttttaaagagatgagacCTCAGAACCTCCAACAACACCCCAAGATGAGCAACCAGGAGCTAACCAAGT CGTCTGAGGAATACAGGAAGCTGCCAGAAGAGCTCAAGCTGAAATACagtcaagatttccaggaagaGAAACAGGAGTTTCAGGAGAAAATGGCTCTGTTCAGAGAACAGCACCCTGATCTAGTACAGAACTCCAAGAAACCTGATGTCCCCAAAGGAAGTCAAAGCAAAGTGCCAAAGAAGTTTCAGGAAAATGTGCAAAAAGTGAAGTCTCCCCCAGAAAACCATTTACCCATGAAGTGGAAATTCCAGGGAGAGCCCAAGAAGCCCCCGATGAATGGCTATCACAAGTTCCACCAGGATCTCTGGTCGAGCAGGGAGCTGAAAGTGGTGCCCCCGAGGGAGCGCATGGTGGAGATCAGTAGACGCTGGCAGCGGGTCCCCCAAGACCAGAAGGAGCTTTATAAGAAGCAGGCGGAGGAACTGCAGACACAGTACAAGGTGGACCTTGATCTCTGGCTCAGGACTCTGTCTCCTGAAGAATA TGCTTACAGAGAGGCGACCTGTGCTAAGCGTAAGAACATGAGCGTGACGGGGGACCCAAACCCCAAGATTAGAAGGATGGATCTGCAGTCCCCATCATCAGGGAATCTGCAAGGAAGGCTTAGAGAGGACCCAGGGCTTCAGGCTGCAGAGTTAGCATCATCAGACACAATTGGAGAACATTCTCCTGCCTCAGGGAGAtcagaaggaaaatga